The sequence ATGTGCATCTTACACAAtagtaaatattattatttgatctACAGTAAAAAAATACTAGGAAATTCCATCTAGTGTATACCGTATTTGCGTATGTATCACATATGATTATCAAAAGAGGCTAACGTGTTGGTCCCGATGGTAAATGAGTTTCGGCTGGAATTACCGCCACCTAGATATTGAAAGGTGAAACCACttttttatttaccaaaaaagagGCAACCAAAAGATTATGATTAGGAGAAAAAGAAACTATGAAGAAGAGAGTTAATGCGATAACACCATTAAACCCTCGCTCCCGACGATAGGCGCCTAACCCTAGAAAGGATAAAACCTTTTCTCTCTCAGCTGCTGCTCCGGCGGCCGGTGCTTCCCACTACCACTGGGAGCAGTCCCGTGCCGTCTCTGTTAATAGTTTTACtgttttaattttggtttttttttaatatcttttggAGCTTGGTTTCAGATCTGAGTCTAAGGAGGGACTAAGGTACTCTGGTCTTGGATTTGGGTCGCCTTGACTCGGTTGGAAAGTAACTGTTGTTGGGCTTATCGTTTTCTGAGCGTGATTCAGTATTCTAGAGCCGGTGAAGGTTAGAGGTGAAGCTGGGGATCGTGTTTCTCCCGTTTATGGCCACTCCTAAGATGTTTTATGGATAGTGTTGGTCTTTAGTCCTAGGGTCTTTGGATATTTTTGCTATGGATCTGAGGCTTCAGCTACTTGGGCTCTCTCGAAGATATGGACGAATCTCTTCATCTTGTGCTCGCCTTATTTGGATTGCCTCTCTAGTTTCAAAACTGCTTTCTGGTGCGCAGTGCAGGAATATACCGGCTCTGATCTGGGTTTATAATTCTTCGATCAGATTTGGTGAGGCGGTTTGATCCTTGGTGGTTGTGAGGTTGCGGCTCTAGTCTCCATGTCTCTTGCTCCTCTAGCCATAGGTTTTTCTTGCCTTAGTATGTGTTTTGCGGTGGGGTGTGACTGAGATTTCGTTTACTTTCTGGTTCCTGCTGGTCTCGGGGTTGATGACTGGTGGTTCTTATTAGATGCGGTTGGGTGTTCTTACTGTAATATTTGGTATTGTCGTATGGCCTTTGTGGCGTCTTTTCATCTATCGGTCTTTTTTTGGTAAGGTTTCGATGCTCGACCTTTGAGTTTCAAGTTGTAATTTTATGTGTGATGCTTTGGTGAGGCGAGGTTGTGTTGTTCCTTGGTGTTTAACCAACGGGGTTCTCCAGATTTCTTGTAAGGAAATGTAGAGCTTTAGCTCAATCGAGTTCGGTCTTTAGGTAGATTGATTGTCAACCGTTTCTCGTTTCTGATCAGGTGGAGATTCACTGTCTTGTGGCTTACATGTTGAAGCTTTGTTCTTGAGTGGTGGATGCTCGTGGTTCTTTGTGGAGCTCTTCTCTCACCTCCAATAATTTAGACCGTCAATGCCTTCTCACTTATTCTGGCTTCTCTTACCGTCTTGCATCGCATCATTATTATCAGTCTACATGGTCCAGAAAGTCTTGTTTAATCTTGTTCTCTCCTTGGCTTTTGTTAATTAGTCGCTCTGTAGAGTCTTTCTATGTATCCAGCCGCTAGACCCTGAGAATTACATTAGCAATCCCCAATTCCAAAGGCAAGAAACTTGTTCGAACAGTGCAAGTAGGTAACTTCGACTCGGTGTCGTTGATAACTACCATACCTTGCACTTTTTTCCACCAGCTACCAAAGCACGGGAAATCGGCCAATTCATACGTCAACAAGAGCTAACggtcccgatcagtacataaACACCTTACCTATGCGAAAACATACATAAACTAgtataaaattcaattttccattcataaaattacaaaattggGTTTTAACATACATTGACCTGATTTCCGTTAGTCAAACATTACGGAATAAGAGTTTTCGTTAACCGGTAACATCAAATTGGCCAATTCCTACATCAACAGGGGTCATAAACACTTTACATGTGCGAAAACATACATACTGGTAGAACTCATCGTCAAACCCAACTCGTGAATCATTTTCTCCAACATAAAGTTATGTGTCGCGCCGCTGTGAATAAGCACTACGACCGCCGTATTCCCCAGAGCTTCATCATTCTCGGAGATGTTAATCCCACCACAAAGTTAAGAGACACCTCCGCCACCCTCGCTTCCACTCCTTCGTCGCCTTCCTCGAGCTCACACGGTTCCTCCAACAACTCATCCTTGTCTCCGTTCACATGTAGGAGCAAGACCTTAAGCTGAGCTTGAGGACACTGATGATTCGGGTGGAATTTCTCATCGCACTTGAAACATAAACCCTCGGCCTTCCATCTCTCCACCTCCGCCTGCGTAAACCTCCGGAATGGAGGTTTCAATCTTCCGTGAGACGGCTAAACCCTATTTCCGTTGCCACGCTGGTTGGAGTTTTCTGGATTAGTTTGGGTCTTGGGCTTAGTTTGTGTTTGGGTCTGCGTGTAACCTGTGTTAGTGGGCCTGTGCGACGGTTGCTGACTTCTGTAATATCAATCTATACATCCTCCACAATTGATTGAGATGGCTCCAGGTCCAGATCCGAACAGCGTTGGTGATGGTGCGAAGAGGGATGAAGCTACGACCAAGGTTCCTTCTAAGGATCCCAAGAAGAAGGATGATAAGAAAGAGGAAGATCTGGTAAGCACGATTTCTCATTCTCTTTGAATCTTTGCTTGGCTGCAAGAGTTAGTTCATAATCAGAGTTAGTGGAGATTTACGATTAAGCTGTAGATATTGCACTAATGTAGAGATTTAGGATTTAGCTGATAAGCTGTTTGTTGGTTTTGAAAGCCTTGCTAAAGTGATTGCTATATGATATGTTTGGCATCTGATGTGATTTGTAGTCTGAAGAGGACTTGCAACTGAAACAGAACCTGGAGCTCTATGTTGAGAGTGTTCAAGACCCTAATCTTGAACTGCAGAAGGCTGCTCTCGAAAGCATGAGGTAATTCGTGTGTTTCTCTTAACCTATTGTCGATTTAATTAGCTGATAATACtcatataatcttttttttttggatttcatggtataattttaatttagtctatgtttttttttaatctgtagGCAGGAGATCCGTGCCTCAACAAGCTCCATGACGTCGGTTCCAAAACCCCTCAAGTTTCTCCGTCCTCACTATGGAACTCTTAAGGAGTTTCATAAAAATATGGTGGAGTCCGATCTCAAGGTACAATTTCAAGAAATTATTACCATCTTCTTGCTCATTCTACTGTGTATCGATTAAAGATCGCTTTTTATGTATCTGCAGAAATTGCTGGCTGATATACTATGTCTGTCTTGGCACTGATCATGTCTGCTGAGGGTCAAAGGGTATGTGCTTTCGTGCTATTATAGTAGGAATTGATAAAAACTTAACTTTCTGTGTGTTTCACCTTATGATATACCTTAAAACAGTGTTGTGTTTTTTGGTTCTTTGCTAGAATTTGAGGTAGTTTTTGGTGCTTGACTTTGTTATGCAATACTCTTTTCAGGAAAGCTTAGGATACAGGTTGACTGGATCAGAGGGTGACATCGGATCTTGGGGTCACGAGTATGTCAGGAATTTGGCCGGTGAGATTGCAGAAGAGTATACAGTTCGTCAGGTTAGAAAACAGTTGTTCATGAGTAGTTTATGTTTGGCTTTTCTCTGCCGGTTCGTTAATGAATGTTATAACAATGAATGTTATTTAGAATTacatctttttgaaaaaaatcaaccaGTGAAAGAATATTATGCAATCATTCTTTGGAGCTAAACATCGTTCCTTTGATGAATTGTCGAGAATGTTAGCTACTTAGACATCACAGATTGCTACATGTTAGACCGGATGCCAAAGAGGTTGTGCAGGGGAGCCTCAGTTGTACAATGTTAATATTACTCTTAAAATCTGGCTTGATCTTAcagtttcaagttttttttttgtttttgcagggGAGCCTCAGTCAGGACTCTAGGGAAAAATATTGGAGCCAAAGATACAGCCTCAAGGAGACTTCCAGAAATTTTAGTAAATAGTTAATCTAGATGAAGCTACGGTGAAAGTTACCTCAAGGTGCGGAAGTAATTCTAGATCTAGATGAAGCTACGGTGAAAGAGATGAGAAAGCAAGAGGAGATTGCTAAAGCCAAGCTAGCcatggaaaagaaaaagaagctgGCAGAGAAAGCCGCTGCTAAAGCTGCCATAAGAGCTCAAAAGGAAGCTGAGAAGAAAGAACAAAAGGTATCAATATCAATGCTCTTTGCCTTCTCTCTTTTCCATTCtaataatcttctttttttttgtgtgttgcaGGAGCGAGAGAAGGCGGCCAAGAAGAAGACAGGAGGCAGCAACGCATACGAGGCCATCTCTGAGGAAGTTCCAGAAGCTTCTGAGGCTGAGAAGGAGGAGATTGAAGCTCCAGTGGAGGA is a genomic window of Brassica napus cultivar Da-Ae chromosome A2, Da-Ae, whole genome shotgun sequence containing:
- the LOC106400792 gene encoding proton pump-interactor 1-like, which produces MRKQEEIAKAKLAMEKKKKLAEKAAAKAAIRAQKEAEKKEQKEREKAAKKKTGGSNAYEAISEEVPEASEAEKEEIEAPVEEKPKKEKKVLKEKPIRNRIRNRGGPETLPRPMLKRKKQTNYMVWAAPAAVVVLMLLDLGYYYVF